The following are from one region of the Vicugna pacos chromosome 9, VicPac4, whole genome shotgun sequence genome:
- the BBS2 gene encoding BBSome complex member BBS2: protein MLLPVFTLKLRHKISPRMVAVGRYDGTHPCLAAATQAGKVFIHNPHTRSQHFGASRVFQSPLESDVSLLNINQAVSCLTAGVLNPELGYDALLVGTQTNLLAYNVYNNSDLFYREVADGANAIVLGTLGDISSPLAIIGGNCALQGFDHEGNDLFWTVTGDNVHSLALCDFDGDGKKELLVGSEDFDIRVFKEDEIVAEMTETEIITSLCPMYGSRFGYALSNGTVGVYDKTARYWRIKSKNHAMSIHAFDLNSDGVCELITGWSNGKVDARSDRTGEVIFKDNFSSAVAGVVEGDYRMDGHVQLICCSVDGEIRGYLPGTAEMRGNFMDTSVEQDLVRELSQKKQNLLLELRNYEENVKAELSSPVNEVDGHRGIIPANTKLHTALSVNLGSEVQAAHAELGISTSNDTIIRAVLIFAEGIFLGESHVVHPSIHNLSSSIRIPITPPKDVPVDLHLKTFVGYRSSTQFHVFELTRQLPRFSMYALTNPDPAREPLSYVNFIIAERAQRVVIWLNQNFLLPEDTNIQNAPFQVCFTSLRNGGQLYIKIKLSGEITVNTDDIDLAGDIIQSMAAFFAIEDLQVEADFPVYFEELRKVLVKVDEYHSVHQKLSADMADNSNVIRSLLVRAEDARLMRDMKTMKNRYMELYDLNKDLLNGYKIRCNNHTELLGSLKAVNQAIQRAGRLRVGKPKNQVITACRDAIRSNNINTLFRIMRVGTASS from the exons ATGCTGCTGCCTGTGTTCACCCTGAAACTGCGCCACAAAATCAGCCCCCGCATGGTGGCCGTAGGGCGCTACGACGGGACTCACCCGTGCCTGGCGGCCGCTACCCAAGCGGGCAAG GTTTTTATTCATAACCCTCATACACGGAGCCAGCATTTTGGTGCATCCAGAGTCTTTCAGAGTCCCCTGGAGTCTGATGTTTCTCTTCTCAACATTAACCAGGCAGTCAGCTGCCTGACTGCAGGAGTATTGAACCCTGAACTTGGCTATGATGCTCTTTTAGTGGGGACGCAGACTAATCTTTTGGCTTACAATGTCTACAATAATTCAGATTTGTTCTACAGAGAG gTAGCAGATGGGGCCAATGCAATTGTGCTGGGGACATTGGGAGACATTTCCTCTCCTCTTGCAATTATTGGTGGAAATTGTGCTCTGCAGGGCTTTGATCATGAAGGAAATGATCTCTTTTGGACG gttACTGGAGATAATGTTCATTCCTTGGCCTTATGTGACTTTGATGGTGATGGGAAGAAAGAG cttcTTGTTGGATCTGAGGATTTTGATATCCGAGTTTTTAAAGAAGATGAGATTGTGGCAGAAATGACAGAAACAGAG aTAATAACCTCTCTTTGCCCCATGTATGGCAGTCGGTTTGGTTATGCCCTTTCCAATGGCACAGTTGGAGTTTATGACAAAACAGCCCGATACTGGAGAATTAAG TCCAAAAATCATGCCATGAGCATTCATGCTTTTGACCTTAATTCTGATGGAGTGTGTGAACTGATAACTGGTTGGTCCAATGGGAAG gtcGATGCTCGAAGTGACCGAACTGGAGAGGTTATCTTTAAAGACAACTTTTCCTCTGCCGTTGCTGGTGTGGTGGAGGGAGATTACCGGATGGATGGCCACGTACAGTTAATCTGCTGCTCAGTGGATGGGGAAA TCCGGGGCTACCTGCCAGGCACAGCCGAGATGAGAGGGAACTTCATGGACACCAGCGTAGAACAGGACCTGGTCCGAGAGCTGAGTCAGAAAAAACAGAATCTGTTACTGGAACTTCGTAACTATGAGGAAAATGTCAAG GCTGAACTGAGCAGTCCAGTGAACGAGGTGGATGGGCATCGGGGGATCATCCCAGCCAACACCAAGCTCCACACTGCCCTCTCCGTCAATCTGGGGAGTGAGGTGCAGGCTGCCCATGCAGAGTTGGGCATTTCCACTTCTAATG ACACCATCATCCGAGCAGTCTTGATTTTTGCGGAGGGAATTTTTCTAGGTGAAAGCCACGTGGTGCATCCCAGCATTCACAACCTTTCCAGCTCCATCCGCATCCCGATTACACCTCCCAAGGATGTCCCTGTGGATCTGCACTTGAAAACCTTCGTGGGATACAGAAGCAG CACCCAGTTTCATGTATTTGAGTTGACGAGACAGCTCCCCCGATTCTCCATGTATGCGCTGACCAACCCAGACCCTGCCAGGGAGCCACTCAGTTACGTCAACTTCATCATCGCAGAACGGGCACAGAGG GTTGTTATATGGCTCAACCAGAACTTCCTGTTACCAGAGGACACTAACATTCAGAATGCTCCGTTTCAAGTGTGTTTCACATCCTTACGGAATGGTGGCCagctgtatataaaaataaaacttagtgGAGAG ATCACTGTAAATACTGATGACATTGATTTGGCTGGTGATATCATCCAGTCGATGGCAGCATTTTTTGCCATTGAAGACCTTCAGGTAGAAGCAGATTTCCCTGTCTACTTTGAGGAATTACGGAAAGTGCTGGTTAAG GTGGATGAATATCACTCAGTGCATCAGAAGCTCAGCGCTGACATGGCTGATAATTCTAATGTGATCCGAAGTTTGCTGGTCCGAGCAGAGGATGCTCGTCTGATGAGGGACAT GAAAACAATGAAGAATCGCTATATGGAACTCTATGACCTTAATAAAGACTTGCTAAATGGATATAAAATTCGCTGTAACAATCACACAGAGCTACTGGGAAGCCTCAAAGCAGTAAATCAAGCGATTCAAAGAGCAGGTCGTCTGCGTG TTGGAAAACCAAAGAACCAGGTGATCACTGCTTGTCGGGATGCAATTCGAAGCAACAACATCAACACCCTGTTCCGAATCATGCGGGTGGGGACAGCGTCTTCATAG